One genomic window of Verrucomicrobiia bacterium includes the following:
- a CDS encoding autotransporter-associated beta strand repeat-containing protein: protein MKTPMRPFSSPKCRGQSPTAVIAGLATLMAGLAGAPIAGAATIQWQGQPGVSATLNWSDAANWTSPSQTYYNQVQFSGAGTNANGNFTVNTVLDSASAAAQMPIWQLDFRNTGGNYVTLINPGVTLQVDAGNGWMTVGAPGTPANAVEVIKFTGPGAAMNLQGGWLTVGQSAAAPGNHNVTLDLSELDNFQKTGDRLLVAATGNHGHGALYLAKTNVINLNNDITICWQGSTSNSLPCALYLGAANTINTGNNNNNLIVGQSGGTNAIFAFNPAITNTLPAPTATIGGSATGGRGNLQIAANGGSPNAPAYGICDFSGGQVTMWEDLIQLGQGGDTTVAGALGVLSFDNGSINANTVVVGNQTASGGGAGAGVINVGTNAVQAANATLTVNNSLTLAAVTGTAVAGSAGTLNIDGGVVNADTIISGGGVATINVNSGVLATKTAGTSASPVNALALSNSRLQVKLASASSTNVVTGTLTAGGATNWIDVLSLPSIASYPFQVPIVSYGGAIGGTGFNFGLGTVPPLAVGYISNNTANGTIDLVLTDGPRTMRWTGANSGDWNTTTANWFAGAPIAYSDGSFVSFLDGATTTAVNLTAAFAPGSVTVSNTSPDYIFTGSGYLTGPNGLVKDGSGKLVLDNTGVNDYAGITTISAGTLQVGNNDSAGNLPADGSVNNSGTLAFVRNDSLAINNVISGAGQLVQSGGAVLTLSGANTFTGSVLVTNGSILQVGNATALGTGAGATVVAAGSTLDFNGYYLNAEPIVLSGSGVGGGGAIVNSGGAVYGLSASLTLAGDTTFGIANRWDLDGSAGGALNSGGQPYDVTFVGNGYFQWKRLAVDPALADINVTAGMNFGVIGSTTLGNPTNTLALAAGSQLTFYADDTGVTVNKRVVFNDGAKIANGWWWNSITGPIVLTNSSGGGYCEVENNSDPLTFSGELTGDGIIYKTGTGQLILGGNSPAFAGGAYILGGSVTVNGPLRNALGITLTTGQLNLNAALTGSGGITNYGGTTVAGTGSTTGSVDLGGSLLPGGNGTVGTLTTGDLTLEGGGMITSDLGAVATGSNDLVQVNGNLTANGNTLYVNPVGGTLENGRAYTLITYTGTLSGSFADVMTVSPSAYTFQLTNVTTTTPKKIQVIVTGGQPSVLGWNNASGSGEWDTQASPNWTNWVSHVSPDLFYAYDVVMFDDSITNSPWPTTTVDVASGQSVQPSAITNNSTVDYTITGDGEISGVASLTKRGSSTLTLDVAGSFTGPVNISGGTLKTTKSALGSVSAITVTNNATLDFGGVTLGGARPVTVSGTGATGAGALVNSGGDIYGNVLKITLAGDATLGGSGRWDLGSGSSLAGPHKATLARATSDGYGEWDSVAVSNDVTEIELAVGKLGLKNMTTSFVNPATLLTVNTNCELTFWSGGLNSSLHVRNNGRVNLWTAPAPFTGSNLILDEGALWYAWSGSGDQTYGCAVTLNGVAHLLIGDQNRIYTNVISGPGGLLIENWNHQMVLSAVNTYTGPTIIANGPQIALTGNGAIANSALIFFGGGSATGVHIDATGRADRTLTLASGQTLAGIGAVAGQLAVVPGATVSPAGTNTTLGITTGANPLGTLSASSNIVLNGTAVMKLNGSGTNDVIQAGGNLSYGGTLNLVNLGAAPLAAGDAYKLFKAAGTYTGAFASLVPATPGDGLLWDTNSLAVDGTLKVINAAPAQPGIASVTVAGGNVILSGTNGPADGTYYVLTSTNVALALTNWTALATNQFSGTGTFSFTNAVNAGEPQRFYLLQVP from the coding sequence ATGAAGACTCCGATGCGACCGTTCAGTTCCCCGAAGTGCCGCGGCCAATCCCCCACGGCCGTCATAGCCGGCCTGGCCACGCTGATGGCTGGCCTGGCCGGCGCTCCCATTGCCGGCGCGGCGACGATTCAATGGCAGGGGCAGCCTGGCGTCTCGGCAACGCTCAACTGGTCGGATGCGGCGAACTGGACGTCGCCTTCGCAGACCTACTACAACCAGGTTCAATTCAGCGGCGCCGGCACGAACGCCAACGGCAATTTCACCGTCAACACCGTCCTCGACAGCGCGTCGGCCGCCGCGCAGATGCCCATCTGGCAGCTCGATTTCCGGAACACCGGCGGCAACTACGTGACGCTCATCAATCCGGGGGTGACGCTGCAGGTGGATGCGGGCAACGGCTGGATGACGGTGGGGGCACCGGGCACGCCCGCCAACGCTGTCGAAGTCATCAAGTTCACCGGCCCCGGTGCGGCGATGAATTTGCAGGGTGGCTGGCTGACGGTGGGGCAGAGCGCGGCGGCACCCGGCAACCACAATGTCACGCTGGATCTGTCCGAACTCGACAATTTCCAGAAGACCGGCGACCGCCTGCTCGTGGCGGCCACGGGCAATCATGGCCACGGCGCGCTGTATCTGGCGAAGACGAACGTCATCAACCTGAACAACGACATCACGATTTGCTGGCAGGGCAGCACCAGCAACTCGCTGCCGTGCGCGCTGTATCTGGGCGCGGCCAACACGATCAACACGGGCAACAACAATAACAACCTCATCGTCGGCCAGAGCGGCGGCACCAACGCCATCTTCGCGTTCAACCCGGCCATCACCAACACCCTGCCCGCGCCCACGGCAACCATTGGCGGCTCGGCCACCGGCGGCCGTGGCAATCTGCAAATCGCCGCAAATGGCGGCTCGCCGAATGCGCCCGCCTACGGCATTTGTGATTTTTCCGGTGGCCAGGTGACGATGTGGGAGGACTTGATTCAGCTCGGCCAGGGCGGTGACACAACCGTGGCCGGTGCCCTGGGGGTGTTGAGCTTTGACAATGGTTCCATCAACGCCAACACCGTCGTGGTGGGCAACCAAACAGCCAGTGGCGGCGGCGCGGGCGCGGGCGTCATCAATGTCGGCACCAACGCCGTGCAGGCCGCGAACGCCACATTGACCGTGAACAACAGCCTGACGCTGGCTGCCGTGACAGGAACGGCGGTGGCGGGCAGCGCGGGCACGCTCAACATCGACGGCGGCGTGGTGAATGCCGACACCATCATCAGCGGCGGCGGCGTGGCCACCATCAACGTCAACAGCGGTGTGCTGGCCACCAAGACGGCCGGCACTTCGGCCAGTCCCGTGAATGCGCTGGCGCTCAGCAATTCCCGGCTGCAGGTCAAGCTTGCCTCGGCCAGTTCAACCAATGTCGTGACCGGCACGCTGACGGCCGGCGGCGCCACGAACTGGATTGACGTGCTCTCGTTGCCTTCCATCGCGAGCTATCCGTTCCAGGTCCCCATCGTCAGCTACGGCGGCGCAATTGGCGGGACCGGCTTCAACTTCGGTCTCGGCACCGTGCCACCGCTGGCGGTCGGCTACATTTCCAACAACACGGCGAACGGGACGATTGATCTCGTGCTGACCGACGGCCCGCGCACGATGCGCTGGACCGGCGCGAACAGCGGTGACTGGAACACAACGACCGCAAACTGGTTTGCAGGCGCGCCGATCGCCTACAGCGACGGCTCGTTTGTGAGTTTCCTGGATGGCGCCACGACCACCGCGGTCAATCTGACGGCGGCCTTCGCGCCGGGCAGCGTGACGGTGAGCAACACAAGTCCGGATTACATCTTCACCGGCAGCGGCTATCTCACGGGGCCCAACGGGCTTGTGAAGGACGGTTCGGGCAAGCTCGTGCTCGACAACACCGGGGTGAACGACTACGCGGGCATAACGACCATCAGCGCGGGAACCCTGCAAGTTGGCAACAACGACAGCGCCGGCAACCTGCCGGCGGATGGCAGCGTCAACAACAGCGGGACGCTCGCCTTCGTGCGCAACGACAGCCTTGCCATCAACAACGTCATTTCCGGAGCGGGGCAACTGGTGCAGTCCGGTGGTGCCGTGCTGACATTGAGCGGCGCCAACACCTTTACGGGCTCAGTGCTGGTGACCAATGGCAGCATATTGCAGGTCGGCAACGCCACGGCGTTGGGCACGGGCGCTGGTGCCACGGTTGTGGCGGCCGGTTCGACGCTCGATTTCAACGGCTATTACCTCAACGCGGAGCCCATTGTTCTCTCCGGCTCCGGCGTGGGCGGCGGCGGTGCCATCGTCAACAGCGGCGGCGCGGTTTATGGCCTCTCCGCGAGCCTGACGCTGGCCGGCGACACGACCTTCGGCATTGCGAACCGCTGGGATCTGGATGGTTCCGCAGGCGGTGCGTTGAACAGCGGCGGCCAGCCTTATGATGTGACGTTTGTGGGCAACGGCTATTTCCAGTGGAAGCGGCTCGCGGTCGATCCGGCACTGGCGGATATCAATGTCACGGCCGGCATGAACTTCGGGGTCATTGGCTCCACCACGCTCGGCAATCCAACCAACACGCTGGCCCTGGCCGCCGGTTCGCAACTCACGTTCTATGCCGACGACACCGGCGTGACCGTGAACAAGCGCGTAGTGTTCAACGACGGCGCCAAGATTGCCAACGGCTGGTGGTGGAACAGCATCACCGGGCCCATTGTGCTGACCAATTCCTCCGGCGGCGGCTATTGCGAAGTGGAGAACAACAGCGACCCGCTGACCTTCAGCGGTGAGTTGACGGGCGACGGCATCATTTACAAGACGGGCACGGGGCAGTTGATCTTGGGGGGCAACAGTCCCGCCTTCGCGGGCGGCGCGTATATTCTGGGCGGCAGTGTGACCGTGAACGGCCCGTTGCGGAACGCCCTGGGCATCACGCTGACCACCGGTCAATTGAATCTGAACGCTGCGCTCACGGGCAGCGGCGGCATCACCAATTACGGCGGAACCACGGTGGCCGGCACCGGCAGCACCACCGGCAGTGTTGACCTGGGCGGCTCGTTGCTGCCTGGCGGCAATGGCACTGTTGGCACCTTGACCACGGGCGATCTGACGTTGGAAGGCGGCGGCATGATCACCAGCGACCTTGGCGCGGTGGCGACCGGCAGCAACGATCTGGTGCAGGTCAACGGCAATCTCACCGCCAACGGCAACACGCTGTATGTCAACCCGGTTGGCGGCACGTTGGAGAACGGCCGCGCTTACACGCTCATCACCTACACCGGCACGCTGAGCGGCTCGTTTGCGGACGTGATGACGGTCTCGCCCTCCGCCTACACCTTCCAGCTGACCAACGTCACGACCACCACGCCCAAGAAGATTCAGGTGATTGTCACGGGTGGCCAACCGTCCGTGCTGGGGTGGAACAACGCTTCCGGCAGTGGGGAATGGGACACCCAAGCCTCGCCCAACTGGACGAACTGGGTGAGCCACGTTTCGCCGGACCTCTTCTACGCGTATGACGTGGTGATGTTCGACGACTCGATCACCAATTCACCCTGGCCCACGACCACCGTTGATGTGGCGAGCGGTCAGTCGGTTCAACCCAGCGCCATCACGAACAATTCGACCGTTGATTACACGATCACCGGCGACGGCGAGATCAGTGGCGTGGCCAGCCTGACCAAGCGCGGCAGCAGCACGCTGACGCTGGATGTGGCGGGCAGTTTCACCGGCCCGGTCAACATCAGCGGCGGCACGCTCAAGACCACCAAATCGGCGCTGGGTTCGGTCTCTGCCATCACGGTCACCAACAACGCGACGCTCGACTTCGGCGGTGTCACACTGGGCGGCGCCAGGCCGGTGACGGTTTCGGGCACGGGCGCCACGGGCGCCGGCGCGCTGGTCAACAGTGGTGGCGACATTTACGGAAATGTGCTGAAGATCACGCTTGCGGGTGACGCGACACTGGGCGGCAGCGGCCGCTGGGATCTGGGCAGCGGCTCGAGCCTCGCGGGTCCGCACAAGGCCACGCTCGCGCGCGCCACGAGCGATGGTTATGGCGAATGGGACTCCGTCGCTGTCTCGAATGACGTGACGGAAATCGAGCTGGCCGTCGGCAAGCTGGGTCTCAAGAACATGACGACCAGCTTCGTCAATCCGGCCACGCTGCTGACCGTAAACACCAACTGCGAACTCACGTTCTGGAGCGGCGGGCTGAACAGCAGCCTGCATGTCCGCAACAACGGCCGGGTCAACCTGTGGACCGCCCCGGCGCCGTTTACGGGCAGCAATCTCATTCTCGACGAGGGGGCCTTGTGGTATGCGTGGTCCGGCAGCGGCGATCAAACCTACGGCTGCGCGGTGACGCTCAACGGTGTGGCGCATCTCTTGATTGGCGACCAAAACCGGATTTACACCAACGTCATCAGCGGCCCCGGCGGCCTGCTCATCGAGAACTGGAATCACCAGATGGTGCTTTCGGCCGTGAACACCTACACCGGGCCGACAATCATCGCCAACGGACCGCAGATCGCGCTGACCGGCAATGGCGCCATCGCAAACAGCGCACTGATCTTCTTCGGTGGCGGCAGCGCGACGGGCGTTCACATTGATGCCACCGGGCGCGCCGACCGGACGCTCACGCTGGCAAGCGGACAGACCTTGGCGGGCATCGGCGCGGTGGCCGGCCAGTTGGCAGTGGTCCCCGGCGCCACCGTGAGTCCGGCCGGCACCAACACGACGCTGGGCATCACGACCGGCGCGAATCCGCTCGGCACGCTCTCCGCCAGCAGCAACATTGTTCTGAACGGCACGGCGGTCATGAAGTTGAACGGTTCCGGCACGAACGACGTCATTCAAGCGGGCGGCAACCTCAGCTACGGCGGCACCTTGAACCTGGTCAACCTTGGCGCCGCGCCGCTGGCTGCGGGAGATGCCTACAAGCTCTTCAAAGCGGCGGGAACTTACACCGGCGCTTTCGCCAGCCTGGTCCCGGCCACGCCCGGCGACGGACTGTTGTGGGATACGAACAGCCTGGCCGTGGACGGCACGCTCAAAGTCATCAATGCCGCGCCGGCCCAGCCCGGCATCGCCAGTGTCACCGTCGCTGGCGGCAATGTCATTCTGTCGGGCACGAATGGTCCGGCGGACGGCACCTACTACGTGTTGACCAGCACGAATGTCGCGCTCGCGTTGACCAACTGGACGGCGCTGGCGACGAATCAGTTCAGCGGCACGGGCACGTTCAGTTTCACGAACGCGGTCAATGCCGGCGAGCCGCAGCGGTTTTACCTGCTCCAAGTGCCGTGA
- a CDS encoding prepilin-type N-terminal cleavage/methylation domain-containing protein: MIPRANKQSSVRAAAFTLIELLVVIAIIAILAAMLLPALSKAKLKAQQINCVSNLKQLTLAGQMYVEETRQWVGPVSGDPTLSGGDWMAAMLAYYGNATNVLICPSAPNRGNPSGVVNPAGAADLAWHWTLSNPAYTSSYGFNKWLNSTPTLALGNGLAHPAWSFTRETSVQKPTLTPVFMDSVWINFDPLETDQPARNLYTGDNGQKEGMPRVTVARHGSGAAGAAPRSVLPGQKLTGSIAIGFTDGHAEVVKLESLWSLYWHVDWQPPAIRPP; encoded by the coding sequence ATGATTCCGAGAGCCAACAAACAGTCTTCCGTTCGCGCCGCCGCGTTTACCTTGATCGAACTGCTGGTGGTCATTGCCATCATCGCCATTCTGGCGGCGATGCTGCTGCCCGCGTTGTCCAAGGCAAAGCTGAAGGCGCAGCAGATCAATTGCGTCAGCAATCTCAAGCAGTTGACGCTTGCCGGGCAGATGTATGTCGAGGAGACGCGTCAATGGGTCGGGCCGGTCAGCGGCGATCCCACGTTGAGTGGCGGGGATTGGATGGCCGCGATGCTCGCCTACTATGGCAATGCCACCAACGTGCTTATCTGTCCCTCGGCGCCCAATCGCGGCAACCCATCCGGCGTCGTGAATCCGGCGGGCGCGGCGGACCTTGCGTGGCATTGGACACTTTCCAATCCGGCCTACACTTCCAGCTATGGCTTCAACAAGTGGCTGAATTCCACGCCGACGCTTGCGCTCGGGAACGGGCTCGCGCATCCCGCGTGGTCGTTCACCAGGGAAACCTCCGTGCAAAAGCCAACGCTCACGCCGGTCTTCATGGACAGCGTCTGGATCAACTTTGACCCGCTGGAGACGGATCAGCCTGCGCGCAATCTTTACACGGGCGACAATGGCCAAAAGGAGGGCATGCCGCGGGTGACGGTGGCCCGGCACGGGTCCGGCGCCGCCGGGGCGGCGCCACGTTCCGTGCTGCCCGGGCAGAAGTTGACCGGCTCAATCGCTATTGGGTTCACCGATGGCCATGCCGAGGTCGTCAAGCTGGAGTCGCTCTGGAGCCTTTACTGGCACGTGGACTGGCAGCCACCGGCCATCCGTCCCCCATGA